In Parageobacillus sp. KH3-4, the genomic window GAAACCGCGGCTGAACTTTGTTTCGTTTCCGGTCACGATGCAAAATAAATCCCCCGATAAATGCCAAGCCAGCCGCAAACAAAAGAAAGCCACCTAAAAATTGCAGTGACGGGGACGGAAATGGGGAATGCAAAATGCCGAATAATGTGTCACGCATCCATTTGATGCCTAATGCGGCTAACAAGCCTGGAATGACTAAAAGGAGAA contains:
- a CDS encoding DUF2627 domain-containing protein; this translates as MLRIIALLLLVIPGLLAALGIKWMRDTLFGILHSPFPSPSLQFLGGFLLFAAGLAFIGGFILHRDRKRNKVQPRFQKKKKAP